CTACCTCCCGACCAGTTCGATGCCGGAATGGATACGATTGGAGCGATGCCTGGTAATCGCCTGTTGATGATGACAGATGGCGTACTTGAATCAGGCAATGCGGCCGGTGAAGTGTTTGGCGAGGCTGGCGTTATCCATGCTCTTGATTCGGTTCACCCGGGCCAGCATCAGTTTGATGCGGTAATTGACGCTGTGCACCGTTTTACCGGTAGCCAGAAAGATGGTGATGATGTCACGCTTCTGAGCCTGGAAATGGTGGATGAAGCGGGTTTTTCAGCGGTACCGGACCGGGCGATGCCCTCGGCACTGGCTGGCCCCACGGAATGGCGATGTGTTTACGAGATTCGTGAACAGACCCTGGGAGATTTCAGCCCATTGCCATTGTTACTCCATATTTGTATGGAGGTGCCCGGCCTAAGGCGCAAAAGCGGCGAAATATACACATTGCTGGCGGAGCTATACAACAACGCTCTGGAGCACGGGGTATTGGAGTTACCTTCGGAATGGAAACACACGTCGGACGGATTTGATCGCTATTATGAGGAGAGGCGCCGAAGGCTTGGCAGGACCGAGGGCCACTTTATTCGTTTCAGCCTGCATCACTCCATGAAACCATCCGGGGGACGCCTTCGTGTTACTTGTGAAGACAGTGGGCCAGGGTTTGATTTCCGTAACCATCCGGTTCTGGTATCTGATAAAGAGCCGGGGGCGGCTGCAAGGTACGCGGGCAGAGGGCTTTTGCTATTGAAACGATTGTCGGAATCCGTCACGTTCCATAGGCAGGGTAATCATGTTGAAATTATTTATGATTGGGATTTTTCAGGTATAGCTTCAGAACAGGGAGCAACGGTCCAGTCATAATCCGACCAGAGACAGGGGGCGGTATGAATAATAAGCCACACCTTGACGAGGAAGCATTGGCCGAGCTTCAGGACGTCATGGATGATGAGTTTGAGGTTCTGATTCAGACCTACCTCGGTGACTCCCGTGAGCGCATTGCCGGTCTGAGAAAAGCGATAGAGCTCGAAGACGCAGATGCATTTGCCAAGATGGCACACAGCTTCAAAGGTAGCTGTATCAACATCGGAGCCCCGCATCTGGGGGAGCTTTGCATGATGGCTGAGGTGGCTGGCAAGGAGAACCGGTTGGAGGATGCCTCCGCCATGGTTGATAACATTGAGACCGAATTTCGGACAGTCACCCGAATGCTGGAAGGGCTGGTGGTCCGTTAAGCCCTGGAGTCCGGCTGGCATCGCTTTTGCAAAGTTAGAGGAAACCGTCCGTTAAACTGCTGAAAGCCGGCAATGAACGGGTGATAACTCGACAAAAGCGGCAAGAGGTTGCCATGCCCCAGATGGTTCTTCCCCAGACCCCCGCTCCAGGGATGCAGAAGGATGCCGGTGCCGGAAAGACAGGTGCCAGCCGGGAAACCGGTGATTCTGAAAGCCGGTATGAATCCGTATCACGTGCTGAACAGAAGCGCCTTGACCGCCAGAAAGCCGATCGCAGCAATGAAGATCAAGCTGTCGAAAACGCCCAGGCTCCTGAAAACAACCGAAAAGCTCAGGGTTCGGACGAAAGCGCGGACGCTGCGCCAGGTGCTTCAGGCAAGCAGGATGCCGCTGCAACCGGAACAGGTGCAGGCAAGGCCGAGCAAGACACGGTGTCTTCGGAGCTCTCCGGGGATATGGAATCAATCACCACACCTTTGACATTTGCCGAGTTGCAGGCACTGCTGGTTCCGGCAAATGGGCAGTCAGGGACCGATGCCGGGGGCGCGCCCTCCGGTAAGGCGGGCGCGCAGAGCGTGATTGGCCAAGGTGTGATTGCCCAGGTGACGCCGGATGCCGGTCCGGTTAGCGGAGTGATCAACGGAAAACCGGGGCTGCAAGGGCAGGTTGCACCGGGTGTGAGCTCCGGCCTGCAACTGACCGATGCACTGACGGCAACACTTTCGGCTGACAATAGCCGGGCATCCGACCCTACCAGTCTTGCGACTTCAGCACGTTTCCAGTCGGCTATGGATATGGCTTCGCAACAGGTTGCCAATAACACCGCGACAAAACTCTCTTCAGAGGCCGCGCTGCCACTCAGGGGGTACGCCACGTCCATTGATGTACCGGTTGGTCATGCTGAATGGGGTGACAAGATGGTCGGCAAGCTGAGCTGGTTGACGGCCCGGAACATGTCGGTCGCTGAAATTCATCTTACTCCGCCGGACATGGGGCCGATGGAGGTTAAGGTGCGCGTTCACCATGACCAGGCCAACATTACTGTGCATGCCGCCAATCCGGTGGTTCGGGATCAGCTCGAACTGAACTCCCACCGACTGCGTGACATGCTGGGGGAGCAGGGGCTTTCCCTTGCCCAGTTTGACGTGTCTGACTCTCCGCAACAGCAAGGCGGTGAGCAGGCCGCAGGCGATGGTGATGGGAGTAACAGTCGCCAGAACACGGGCGGGCTGGCCGGCACGGATGTGGATGAAGGGGATCTTCGTTCAGGTAATCTGGACCTCAGTTGGAAAGGTGAGGTCGATATTTTCGCCTGATCGCCTCTCGCCAGTCCGTATGGCCTCGGGTATTTCTCTCCAAACTGTTTTGCCCATCCCCTTCGGCAACGCTAAACTGCGGGTCTGAACTGGAAGGGCGGGCGATCTGGCCCGCCCTTTGCATTTAATCTATCAAAGTCGCGGAAAAGCGCTCCGTCTGACGGATTTCTGGCAAAGCGAACATTATGGCTGAAAATGATGCGCCTGAAGAGGCACCGGTCAAGAAAAGCAAACTGAAGCTGATTATCCTGCTGGTCATTGTCGTTGTCCTGGCAATTTTGCTTTCTGTAGTCGGGACACTTTGGTTCCTTGGTGATGGCCTGCCGGGAATGGGGAGCGAGGAAGAGGGCTCAGAGGAGATTGTCGAAGAGACCTTCATGCCCAGCTCCTATGCCAGGCTCGAAAAAGCGCTGGTCACGACTGTCCAGGCACAAGGCCGCCAGAGGTATGCCCAGGTATACATGTCGCTGGAAGCGACTGACCCACAGGCGCTGAAGGCCGCACAGTTACATATGCCATTGATCCGCAGTCAGTTGGTCTTGCTTTTGGGTAGCAGCGATTTTAACGAACTACAAACACCGGAAGGGCGCCAGGGACTGGCTGAAAGGATGTTGGCGACTGTCAACCAGGTACTGGAAGAGGAAGGCGAGCCCGCGATCAAGCGGGTTTTGTTCAGAAACTTTGTCGTGCAATAGGACCCGAGACGGGTAAGGCATTTCAGAGGCAGGACTACGTATGCAGGACTTGTTGTCACAGGATGAAATCGATGCCCTCCTTCACGGGGTGGACGACGGTGACATCGATACCTATGAAGAATCCGACGATACCGGCGTAAAGTCCTACGACCTCTCCAGCCAGGACCGCATTGTACGCGGCCGGATGCCGACGCTGGAGATGATCAATGAGCGCTTTGCCCGCTACACGCGCATCAGTCTTTTCAACCTGATGCGCCGCAACGCCGATGTTTCCACCGGGGGCGTGCAGATCATGAAGTTCGGGGAATACGTCCACACGCTATATGTTCCAACCAGCCTGAATCTCTGCAAAGTGCGACCACTGCGGGGCACCTCCCTGTTTGTCCTGGATGCGAAGCTGGTGTTCAAGCTGGTGGATAACTTCTTCGGTGGTGAGGGCCGTCACGCCAAGATTGAAGGCAGGGAATTTACCCCCACCGAAACCCGCATTGTCCAGATGGTGCTGGACCAGGTGTTTCATGATATGGCGGAAGCCTGGCACGCCGTGCTCAAAGTGGATTTCGAGTACCTCAGTTCCGAGGTCAATCCGGCCATGGCCAATATCGTCAGCCCCAGTGAGGTTGTGGTTGTCAGCACGTTCCATATCGAACTTGACGGCGGTGGTGGCGAACTGCATTTTGCCCTGCCGTACTCCATGATTGAGCCTATCCGGGATGTTCTGGATGCGGGTGTTCAGAGCGATATCGACGATGTGGACGAGCGCTGGGTGAATGCGCTGCAGGAGGACGTAAAGGATGTGAACGTGCCGATTAACACGACGGTATGCCGTCGCCGGATTTCCCTGCGCGAGATCGCCAGGCTGAAGGCCGGCGATATTATTCCGGTTGAGATTCCGGAGCACCTGACGGTAACTGCAAACGGCATTCCTGTATATAAGGCCACGATGGGCACCCGCGACGGAAAACTGGCGCTGAGAATCCATGAAAGGGCAACGGCGCCCAAGGTCAAGAAACAACTGAAAATAGGGCGAAGCAATGGCTGACGACGACAAGAAAGACAAGCAGGAGCTCAGCGAGGACGAAAAGCTGGCGGCCGAGTGGGAAGCGGCCATGGAAGAGTCAGGCGATGCAGAGGACGAGGGCGCTGGCTCAACAGAAGATGAATGGGCGGCTGCCATGGCAGAAGCCGGTGAATCTGACGAAAAAGACGATGTGCAGGCGGCGCCCATGGAAGAGTTTGACCAGATCAGCCAGCCAACACAGGGTACTGGTCCGGCACCGGATATGGATGTGATTCTGGATATTCCGGTAACCATTTCCATGGAAGTGGGCAACACGCAGATCGCGATCCGCAACCTCCTGCAGCTCAACCAGGGCTCCGTCATCGAACTTGACCGATTGGCCGGTGAACCACTGGACGTGCTTGTCAACGGCACTCTGATCGCCCATGGCGAGGTTGTTATGGTGAATGAAAAATTTGGTATCCGCCTGACCGACGTGATCAGCCCGGGTGAGCGCATCAAGCGGTTGCAGAAATAATATGAGATCGACGCTTGCGGTGCTGACCTGTCTGGCTCTGGCTGCACCCGTGCTCGCTCAAGAAACGGCGGGCTCTGCCCAGACAGCGCCGATAAGGACGCCTGATACTGTTGGGACCATTGTCAGCCTCGGTATTGGTCTGGTGGCTGTCATTGCACTCATTTACGGTTGTGCCTGGATTATTCGCCGAATGAATGGAATGACCGGCATGAACAACAATGCTATCAAGGTCGTCTCGGTAATGGCTTTGGGCGCCAGGGAGCGAATCGCGCTGATTGAGGTCGGCGGGCAACAGATCCTGCTGGGCATTACTCCCTCGGCCATACGCACTCTCCATGTTTTTGACGAGCCGGTGGTCGATGCCGGCAACCCCGCCACGGGCGACTTTGCTCGCCGGCTTCAAAGCATGATTGGCAAATCCTGGACTTCGCCGACAAGGAACGAATGACCCCATGATTGCCAGACTGTTCAAACGTTTCAGCCCGCTTGTGGTTCTGTTGCTGGGCATTCTCTTCAGCCAACTGGCACTGGCCCAGGATGCGACAGGGATTCCCGGCATTCCGGCGTTCACGGTAACGCCGGGTGAGGGCGACGGCGTCCAGGAATACTCGGTAACCCTGCAGATCCTTGCGCTGATGACAGCGCTTACGTTCCTGCCCGCCATGCTGATGATGATGACTTCCTTTACCCGCATCATCGTGGTATTTGCCATATTGCGACAGGCGCTGGGGCTGCAGGCAACGCCATCCAATCAGATCCTGCTGGGCCTCGCGCTGTTTCTCAGTATTTTTATCATGAAACCGGTACTGGAAGAGGCCAACAGGGTCGGGCTTCAGCCCTACCTTCAGGAAGAAGTGACCTCGTTAGAAGCCGTGGCGCTGGCCAGCCAGCCATTCAAGAAATTCATGATGGAACAAACCCGGGAAAGCGATCTTGCCCTGTTCATGCGAATGGCTGACGAACAGTACCAGACGCCCGAGGATGTCTCTTTCTGGGTGCTGATGCCGGCGTTCGTCACCAGCGAGCTCAAAACGGCATTCCAGATCGGGTTTATTCTGTTTATCCCGTTTCTGATTATCGACATGGTGGTGGCAAGCGTACTGATGGCGATGGGTATGATGATGCTGTCACCGATCATCATATCGCTGCCATTCAAGATCATGTTATTTGTACTGGTGGACGGCTGGGCCCTGATCATGGGGACTCTGGCGGCCAGTTACGGAATATAGGGGACGATGTCATGACTCCGGAAACCGTCATCGATATCCTTCGCGAAGCCCTGTGGATGATCGTTCTGTTATCGTCCGTTATTATCGGGCCTGGCCTCGTCATCGGTCTTGTCGTTAGTACCTTCCAGGCCGCGACCCAGATTAACGAACAGACCCTGAGCTTCCTGCCGCGTTTGCTGGTGACCCTCATTGTCATTATCGTGATGGGCCCCTGGATGCTAACCCAGCTGCTGGATCACGCCAACCGGCTGATCTCCAGTATTCCCTACCTGATCGGCTGACGGATGATACCGGCGGAGTTGAGCGCGGATATCCTGGGCCAGTGGGTGGGGCAGCACCTCTGGCCCCTGTTCAGGCTTGCAAGTTTCCTGATGGTGATCCCCATCTTCGGTACCCAGCTGGTCCCGGCTCGGGTTCGCCTGGGCCTGGCACTCTTGATGACGGTTCTCATAG
This Marinobacter salinus DNA region includes the following protein-coding sequences:
- a CDS encoding Hpt domain-containing protein, with protein sequence MNNKPHLDEEALAELQDVMDDEFEVLIQTYLGDSRERIAGLRKAIELEDADAFAKMAHSFKGSCINIGAPHLGELCMMAEVAGKENRLEDASAMVDNIETEFRTVTRMLEGLVVR
- a CDS encoding flagellar hook-length control protein FliK, whose protein sequence is MPQMVLPQTPAPGMQKDAGAGKTGASRETGDSESRYESVSRAEQKRLDRQKADRSNEDQAVENAQAPENNRKAQGSDESADAAPGASGKQDAAATGTGAGKAEQDTVSSELSGDMESITTPLTFAELQALLVPANGQSGTDAGGAPSGKAGAQSVIGQGVIAQVTPDAGPVSGVINGKPGLQGQVAPGVSSGLQLTDALTATLSADNSRASDPTSLATSARFQSAMDMASQQVANNTATKLSSEAALPLRGYATSIDVPVGHAEWGDKMVGKLSWLTARNMSVAEIHLTPPDMGPMEVKVRVHHDQANITVHAANPVVRDQLELNSHRLRDMLGEQGLSLAQFDVSDSPQQQGGEQAAGDGDGSNSRQNTGGLAGTDVDEGDLRSGNLDLSWKGEVDIFA
- a CDS encoding flagellar basal body-associated FliL family protein, translated to MAENDAPEEAPVKKSKLKLIILLVIVVVLAILLSVVGTLWFLGDGLPGMGSEEEGSEEIVEETFMPSSYARLEKALVTTVQAQGRQRYAQVYMSLEATDPQALKAAQLHMPLIRSQLVLLLGSSDFNELQTPEGRQGLAERMLATVNQVLEEEGEPAIKRVLFRNFVVQ
- the fliM gene encoding flagellar motor switch protein FliM — encoded protein: MQDLLSQDEIDALLHGVDDGDIDTYEESDDTGVKSYDLSSQDRIVRGRMPTLEMINERFARYTRISLFNLMRRNADVSTGGVQIMKFGEYVHTLYVPTSLNLCKVRPLRGTSLFVLDAKLVFKLVDNFFGGEGRHAKIEGREFTPTETRIVQMVLDQVFHDMAEAWHAVLKVDFEYLSSEVNPAMANIVSPSEVVVVSTFHIELDGGGGELHFALPYSMIEPIRDVLDAGVQSDIDDVDERWVNALQEDVKDVNVPINTTVCRRRISLREIARLKAGDIIPVEIPEHLTVTANGIPVYKATMGTRDGKLALRIHERATAPKVKKQLKIGRSNG
- the fliN gene encoding flagellar motor switch protein FliN, with translation MADDDKKDKQELSEDEKLAAEWEAAMEESGDAEDEGAGSTEDEWAAAMAEAGESDEKDDVQAAPMEEFDQISQPTQGTGPAPDMDVILDIPVTISMEVGNTQIAIRNLLQLNQGSVIELDRLAGEPLDVLVNGTLIAHGEVVMVNEKFGIRLTDVISPGERIKRLQK
- the fliO gene encoding flagellar biosynthetic protein FliO produces the protein MRSTLAVLTCLALAAPVLAQETAGSAQTAPIRTPDTVGTIVSLGIGLVAVIALIYGCAWIIRRMNGMTGMNNNAIKVVSVMALGARERIALIEVGGQQILLGITPSAIRTLHVFDEPVVDAGNPATGDFARRLQSMIGKSWTSPTRNE
- the fliP gene encoding flagellar type III secretion system pore protein FliP (The bacterial flagellar biogenesis protein FliP forms a type III secretion system (T3SS)-type pore required for flagellar assembly.); protein product: MIARLFKRFSPLVVLLLGILFSQLALAQDATGIPGIPAFTVTPGEGDGVQEYSVTLQILALMTALTFLPAMLMMMTSFTRIIVVFAILRQALGLQATPSNQILLGLALFLSIFIMKPVLEEANRVGLQPYLQEEVTSLEAVALASQPFKKFMMEQTRESDLALFMRMADEQYQTPEDVSFWVLMPAFVTSELKTAFQIGFILFIPFLIIDMVVASVLMAMGMMMLSPIIISLPFKIMLFVLVDGWALIMGTLAASYGI
- the fliQ gene encoding flagellar biosynthesis protein FliQ produces the protein MTPETVIDILREALWMIVLLSSVIIGPGLVIGLVVSTFQAATQINEQTLSFLPRLLVTLIVIIVMGPWMLTQLLDHANRLISSIPYLIG